Proteins co-encoded in one Bacillus paramycoides genomic window:
- a CDS encoding carbon-nitrogen family hydrolase, with protein MKVVTILVTNDIIFPVFCKEKIMNGADKMKVACIQMDIVFGDVEKNIENAKNKISEAMKEKPDVIVLPELWTTGYDLTRLSEIADRDGLETKEKLKEWSKQYGVHIVGGSIAKQTKQGVTNTMYVVNKEGELVNEYSKVHLFQLMDEHKYLIAGNSTGEFKLDDVECAGTICYDIRFPEWMRVHTAKGAKVLFVVAEWPLVRLAHWRLLLQARAVENQCYVVACNRAGKDPNNEFAGHSLIIDPWGEVVVEANEEESILFGELHFEKIKEVRKGIPVFADRRPELYK; from the coding sequence TTGAAAGTTGTTACAATTCTAGTGACAAATGATATAATCTTTCCAGTATTTTGTAAAGAAAAAATTATGAATGGGGCTGACAAAATGAAAGTCGCATGTATTCAAATGGACATTGTCTTTGGAGATGTAGAAAAAAATATTGAGAATGCTAAAAATAAAATAAGCGAAGCGATGAAGGAAAAACCAGATGTTATTGTGTTACCAGAACTATGGACAACAGGATATGATTTAACAAGACTCTCTGAAATTGCAGATAGGGATGGATTGGAAACGAAAGAAAAGTTGAAAGAATGGTCGAAACAATATGGTGTACATATTGTCGGTGGTTCCATAGCGAAGCAAACAAAACAAGGTGTTACAAATACAATGTATGTTGTAAACAAGGAAGGAGAACTAGTCAATGAATATAGTAAAGTACATTTATTTCAGCTTATGGATGAACATAAATATTTAATAGCCGGAAATAGTACGGGTGAATTTAAGTTAGATGATGTAGAGTGCGCCGGCACAATTTGTTATGACATTCGTTTTCCGGAATGGATGCGCGTTCATACTGCTAAAGGTGCAAAAGTTTTATTTGTTGTAGCAGAATGGCCATTAGTTCGTTTAGCACATTGGCGTTTACTATTGCAAGCAAGAGCAGTTGAAAATCAATGTTATGTTGTCGCATGTAATAGGGCAGGAAAGGACCCGAATAATGAGTTTGCCGGTCACTCTTTAATTATTGATCCTTGGGGCGAGGTTGTTGTAGAAGCGAATGAAGAAGAATCAATTTTATTTGGAGAGCTTCATTTTGAGAAAATTAAAGAGGTTCGCAAAGGAATTCCAGTTTTTGCAGATCGTCGTCCAGAATTATATAAATAA
- a CDS encoding 2-hydroxy-3-keto-5-methylthiopentenyl-1-phosphate phosphatase, whose translation MSIQVFCDFDGTITNNDNIMSIMEKFAPPEAEEIKNRILSQELSIQEGVSQLFQFIPTNLHDDMIQFLIETVEIRSGFHEFIQFVNENNISFYVISGGMDFFVYPLLQGLIPKEQIYCNETDFSSEYITVNWPHPCDHHCQNHCGLCKSSLIRKLSDTNDFHIVIGDSITDLQAAKQADKVFARDFLITKCEENHIAYTPFETFYDVQVALKHLLEVKL comes from the coding sequence ATGAGTATTCAAGTATTTTGTGATTTTGATGGCACGATTACAAATAATGATAACATTATGTCCATTATGGAAAAATTTGCACCACCAGAAGCTGAAGAAATAAAGAATAGAATTTTATCACAAGAGCTATCTATTCAAGAAGGTGTTTCTCAATTATTTCAATTCATACCTACTAATCTACACGATGATATGATTCAATTTTTAATAGAGACTGTTGAAATCCGTAGTGGTTTTCATGAATTTATACAATTTGTAAATGAAAATAACATTTCTTTTTATGTTATATCAGGTGGGATGGATTTCTTCGTCTATCCACTCTTGCAAGGACTTATTCCAAAAGAGCAGATTTACTGTAATGAAACAGATTTTTCAAGTGAATACATTACCGTTAATTGGCCTCATCCTTGTGATCATCATTGTCAAAATCATTGCGGATTATGTAAATCATCTTTAATCCGTAAATTAAGTGATACGAATGACTTCCATATTGTAATTGGAGATTCCATTACTGATTTACAAGCTGCGAAACAAGCAGATAAAGTGTTTGCCCGTGACTTCCTTATTACAAAGTGTGAAGAAAATCATATCGCCTATACACCTTTTGAAACATTTTACGATGTTCAAGTTGCATTAAAACATTTGTTGGAGGTGAAATTATGA
- a CDS encoding 3-hydroxybutyrate dehydrogenase encodes MVTNRVVFLTGAASGIGYEMGTAFAKEGAKVVITDRLEERAKEAAEQLQKEGYQAIGLKCDVTSEEEIKAAISQTVNHFGSLHILINNAGMQHVSSIEDFPTEKFELLIKIMQIAPFIAIKHAFPIMKKQKYGRIINVASINGLVGFAGKSAYNSAKHGVIGLTKVAALEGATHGITVNALCPGYVDTPLVRNQLQDLATTRNVPLENVLEDVIYPLVPQKRLLQVQEIADYAIFLASEKAKGITGQAVVIDGGYTAQ; translated from the coding sequence ATGGTTACAAATCGAGTTGTTTTTTTAACAGGCGCTGCAAGTGGTATTGGTTATGAAATGGGAACTGCTTTTGCAAAAGAAGGTGCAAAAGTCGTTATTACCGACCGTCTTGAAGAACGCGCAAAAGAAGCTGCTGAACAATTGCAAAAAGAAGGCTACCAAGCTATCGGTTTAAAATGTGATGTTACATCTGAAGAAGAAATTAAAGCTGCAATTTCTCAAACAGTTAATCATTTCGGTTCATTACATATATTAATTAACAACGCAGGCATGCAACACGTTTCATCAATTGAAGATTTTCCAACCGAAAAGTTTGAACTACTTATTAAAATTATGCAAATTGCTCCTTTTATCGCAATTAAACATGCCTTCCCAATCATGAAAAAGCAAAAGTATGGTCGTATTATTAATGTCGCATCCATTAATGGCCTCGTTGGATTTGCAGGGAAATCCGCCTACAATAGCGCGAAACATGGCGTAATTGGATTAACAAAAGTTGCCGCTTTAGAAGGTGCTACTCATGGAATTACCGTTAACGCTCTTTGTCCTGGTTATGTCGATACCCCTCTCGTACGTAATCAACTACAAGATTTAGCTACAACACGAAATGTACCTCTTGAAAATGTTTTAGAGGATGTCATTTATCCACTTGTACCACAAAAACGCTTATTACAAGTACAAGAAATCGCGGATTATGCTATATTTTTAGCGAGCGAAAAAGCGAAAGGTATAACTGGTCAAGCTGTCGTTATCGACGGTGGTTATACTGCTCAATAA
- a CDS encoding PadR family transcriptional regulator, which translates to MSTSQMLKGILEGCLLAIISEGEIYGYEMSEKLAKYGFTMASEGSIYPLLIRMQKEGLITSVMKESPSGPKRKYYTLTEKGEEALDEFMDRWEAMQSSVERLLEGKGSKK; encoded by the coding sequence ATGTCGACAAGTCAAATGCTGAAAGGGATTTTAGAAGGATGCTTACTTGCTATTATTTCTGAAGGTGAAATATACGGTTATGAAATGAGTGAAAAGCTAGCGAAGTATGGCTTTACAATGGCGAGTGAAGGAAGTATTTATCCGTTATTAATACGAATGCAAAAGGAAGGGCTAATAACAAGTGTAATGAAGGAATCTCCATCTGGCCCAAAGCGAAAATATTATACATTAACAGAAAAAGGCGAGGAAGCACTTGATGAATTTATGGATCGCTGGGAAGCGATGCAAAGTAGTGTAGAGCGTCTACTTGAAGGGAAGGGGAGTAAAAAATAA
- a CDS encoding YvrJ family protein — translation MEEWIRMVGNVGFPIVVTLYLLHRIESKLDGVIVAIEKLPKQLLK, via the coding sequence ATGGAAGAGTGGATCAGGATGGTAGGTAATGTAGGGTTTCCGATTGTTGTAACACTATATTTACTCCACCGTATTGAAAGTAAATTAGATGGGGTAATTGTTGCAATCGAGAAACTCCCTAAACAATTACTAAAGTAG
- a CDS encoding methylthioribulose 1-phosphate dehydratase: protein MKQLFRQWYDLSEIKKELTTRHWFPATSGNISIKVSHEPLTFLITASGKDKTKTTPDDFLLVDHLGVPVLETELRPSAETILHTHIYNNTNAGCVLHVHTTDNNVITNLYSDAVTLQNQEIIKALDIWEEGATINIPIIENHAHIPTLGENFRKHIQGDSGAVLIRNHGITVWGRDSFDAKKRLEAYEFLFQFHIKLLSIQGGVSNGANSYS, encoded by the coding sequence ATGAAACAACTTTTTCGTCAATGGTATGACTTAAGTGAGATAAAAAAAGAATTAACAACACGACATTGGTTTCCTGCAACGAGTGGTAATATTTCTATAAAGGTTAGTCATGAACCACTCACTTTTCTCATTACAGCAAGTGGTAAAGATAAAACAAAAACGACTCCAGATGATTTTCTATTAGTAGATCATCTAGGAGTTCCCGTATTAGAGACTGAATTACGTCCTTCAGCAGAAACAATATTGCATACACATATTTATAACAATACGAATGCCGGATGCGTACTTCATGTTCATACAACTGATAACAATGTCATCACAAATTTATATAGTGATGCAGTCACCCTTCAAAATCAAGAAATTATTAAAGCTCTTGATATTTGGGAAGAAGGTGCAACAATTAATATTCCTATTATCGAAAACCATGCCCATATCCCAACGCTTGGAGAAAACTTCCGAAAGCATATACAAGGCGATTCGGGAGCAGTATTAATCCGTAACCATGGTATTACCGTATGGGGACGAGATAGCTTTGATGCAAAGAAAAGATTAGAAGCTTATGAGTTTTTATTCCAATTTCATATAAAACTATTATCAATTCAAGGAGGCGTTTCTAATGGCGCAAATTCGTATTCATGA
- the mtnW gene encoding 2,3-diketo-5-methylthiopentyl-1-phosphate enolase, whose amino-acid sequence MSGIIATYLIHDDSHNLEKKAEQIALGLTIGSWTHLPNLLQEQLKQHKGNVIHVEELAEQEHTNSYLRKKVKRGIIKIEYPLLNFSPDLPAILTTTFGKLSLDGEVKLIDLTFSDELKKHFPGPKFGIDGIRNLLQVYERPLLMSIFKGMIGRNIGYLKTQLRDQAIGGVDIVKDDEILFENTLTPLTKRIVSGKEVLQSVYETYGHKTLYAVNLTGRTFDLKENAKRAVQAGADILLFNVFAYGLDVLQSLAEDDEIPVPIMAHPAVSGAYSASRLYGISSPLLLGKLLRYAGADFSLFPSPYGSVALEKEETLAISKYLTEDDAFFKKSFSVPSAGIHPGFVPFIVRDFGKDVVINAGGGIHGHPNGAQGGGKAFRTAIDATLQHIPLHEVDDINLHSALQIWGNPSHEVKL is encoded by the coding sequence ATGAGCGGAATTATAGCGACGTATTTAATCCATGACGATTCACATAACTTAGAAAAAAAAGCTGAGCAAATTGCACTCGGTTTAACAATTGGATCTTGGACACATTTGCCAAATTTATTGCAAGAACAATTAAAACAACATAAAGGCAACGTCATTCATGTTGAGGAATTAGCTGAACAAGAACATACCAATTCGTATTTACGTAAAAAAGTAAAACGCGGGATTATTAAAATCGAATATCCTTTATTAAACTTCAGTCCAGATTTACCAGCTATTTTAACAACTACATTTGGAAAGCTATCACTGGATGGCGAAGTAAAATTAATTGACTTAACTTTTTCAGACGAATTAAAAAAACATTTTCCTGGTCCAAAGTTCGGCATAGATGGTATTCGAAACCTTTTACAAGTGTATGAGCGCCCTCTTTTAATGAGTATTTTTAAAGGGATGATTGGACGAAATATTGGGTATTTAAAAACGCAATTACGCGATCAAGCAATTGGTGGTGTAGATATCGTAAAAGATGATGAAATATTATTTGAGAATACATTAACACCACTTACAAAACGCATTGTATCTGGAAAAGAAGTTTTACAATCCGTATATGAAACGTACGGACATAAAACCTTATATGCCGTAAATTTAACCGGACGAACTTTTGATTTAAAAGAAAATGCGAAACGTGCAGTGCAAGCTGGGGCTGATATTCTATTATTTAACGTATTTGCTTACGGACTAGATGTACTACAATCACTTGCAGAAGATGATGAAATCCCAGTTCCTATTATGGCACATCCTGCTGTAAGTGGTGCTTACTCAGCATCCAGGTTATATGGAATTTCATCTCCATTATTACTCGGAAAGCTATTACGTTATGCTGGCGCTGACTTTTCATTATTCCCCTCTCCATACGGGAGTGTTGCGCTAGAAAAAGAAGAAACTCTTGCTATCTCAAAATATTTAACTGAAGACGATGCATTTTTCAAGAAGAGCTTCTCTGTTCCATCTGCTGGTATTCACCCTGGTTTCGTTCCCTTTATTGTACGAGATTTCGGTAAAGATGTTGTTATTAATGCTGGCGGCGGGATACACGGACATCCGAATGGAGCGCAGGGTGGCGGTAAAGCCTTCCGTACTGCGATTGATGCTACTTTGCAACATATACCTCTTCATGAAGTAGATGACATAAATTTGCATAGTGCACTACAAATATGGGGAAATCCCTCTCATGAGGTGAAATTATGA
- a CDS encoding pyridoxal phosphate-dependent aminotransferase, translating to MKLFQPSEIVTSLPTQFFASLVAKVNKVVAAGHDVINLGQGNPDQPTPQHIVKALQDAAEKTIHHKYPPFRGHESLKEAVATFYQREYDVVVNPKTEVAILFGGKAGLVELPVCFTNPGDTILVPDPGYPDYLSGVALAKAQFETMPLIAENNFLPDYTKIDESIAKQAKLMFLNYPNNPTGATASKDFFDETIHFANKHNILVVHDFAYGAIGFDGQKPVSFLQADGAKDTGIEIYTLSKTFNMAGWRIAFAVGNESVIETINLLQDHMYVSIFGAVQDAAREALLSSQSCVVDLVNSYESRRNALISACHSIGWNVDIPTGSFFAWLPVPEGYTSEQFSNILLEKAHVAVAPGVGFGEHGEGYVRVGLLHTEDRLREAINRIDKLNFFKKSLTT from the coding sequence ATGAAATTATTTCAACCTTCTGAGATAGTAACATCATTGCCGACACAATTTTTCGCTTCACTTGTTGCAAAAGTTAACAAAGTCGTAGCAGCTGGTCATGATGTTATTAATCTAGGTCAAGGTAATCCAGATCAACCAACACCGCAGCATATCGTAAAAGCTTTACAAGATGCTGCAGAAAAGACCATTCATCATAAATATCCGCCATTTCGCGGACATGAAAGTTTAAAAGAAGCCGTGGCAACATTCTATCAACGTGAATATGATGTAGTAGTAAATCCCAAAACAGAAGTTGCTATTTTATTTGGCGGAAAGGCTGGATTAGTAGAATTACCAGTTTGCTTTACAAACCCTGGTGATACGATTCTCGTTCCAGATCCAGGATATCCAGACTATTTATCAGGTGTTGCTTTAGCAAAAGCACAATTTGAAACAATGCCGCTTATTGCAGAAAATAATTTTTTACCAGATTATACAAAAATTGATGAATCTATTGCGAAACAAGCAAAGTTAATGTTTTTAAACTACCCAAATAATCCTACCGGTGCTACTGCATCAAAAGATTTCTTTGATGAAACCATTCATTTCGCGAATAAACATAATATATTAGTTGTTCACGATTTTGCTTACGGTGCTATTGGGTTTGATGGTCAAAAGCCCGTTAGTTTCTTACAAGCAGACGGTGCCAAAGATACAGGAATTGAAATTTACACTTTATCGAAAACTTTCAATATGGCTGGATGGCGTATTGCTTTTGCAGTAGGGAATGAAAGTGTCATTGAAACAATTAACTTATTACAAGATCATATGTATGTTAGTATTTTTGGTGCAGTGCAAGATGCTGCCCGTGAGGCACTTTTAAGTTCACAATCTTGCGTCGTAGACCTTGTAAATAGTTACGAATCTCGCAGAAATGCTCTTATTTCAGCGTGTCACTCAATTGGTTGGAATGTAGATATTCCAACAGGATCATTCTTTGCATGGCTTCCTGTACCAGAAGGTTATACATCTGAGCAATTTTCTAATATTTTACTAGAAAAAGCGCACGTTGCAGTTGCTCCTGGTGTTGGATTTGGTGAGCACGGCGAAGGGTATGTCCGCGTTGGTCTCTTGCATACAGAAGATAGATTACGAGAAGCCATTAATCGAATCGATAAATTGAATTTTTTCAAAAAATCATTGACAACATGA
- a CDS encoding NAD(P)-dependent oxidoreductase → MEHKTLSIGFIGIGVMGKSMVYHLMQDGHKVYVYNRTKAKTDSLVQDGAHWCDTPKELVKQVDVVMTMVGYPHDVEEVYFGIDGILENANEGTIAIDFTTSTPTLAKRINETGKSKNVYTLDAPVSGGDVGAKEARLAIMVGGEKEIYEKCLPLFEKLGTNIQLQGPAGSGQHTKMCNQIAIASNMIGVCEAVAYAKKAGLDPDKVLESISTGAAGSWSLSNLAPRMLKGDFEPGFYVKHFMKDMKIALDEAEKLQLPVPGLSLAKELYEELIKDGEENSGTQVLYKKYIRG, encoded by the coding sequence ATGGAACATAAAACTTTATCAATAGGTTTCATTGGTATTGGCGTAATGGGAAAAAGTATGGTTTATCACTTAATGCAAGATGGTCATAAAGTATATGTATATAATAGAACGAAAGCAAAAACAGATTCTTTAGTGCAAGATGGTGCACATTGGTGTGATACACCGAAAGAGTTAGTAAAGCAAGTTGATGTTGTAATGACGATGGTTGGGTATCCACATGATGTAGAAGAAGTATACTTTGGGATAGATGGAATTTTGGAGAATGCAAATGAAGGCACGATAGCAATTGATTTCACGACATCTACACCAACATTGGCAAAACGTATTAATGAAACTGGTAAAAGTAAGAATGTATATACGTTAGATGCACCTGTATCTGGAGGAGACGTTGGTGCGAAAGAAGCAAGACTCGCAATTATGGTCGGTGGAGAGAAAGAAATATATGAAAAATGTTTACCGTTATTTGAAAAACTAGGAACAAATATTCAGTTGCAAGGGCCAGCTGGAAGTGGACAACATACAAAAATGTGCAATCAAATTGCGATTGCTTCTAATATGATTGGAGTATGTGAAGCTGTTGCTTATGCGAAAAAGGCTGGATTAGATCCTGATAAAGTATTAGAGAGTATTTCAACGGGAGCAGCAGGTAGCTGGTCGTTAAGTAATTTAGCTCCTCGAATGTTAAAGGGAGATTTTGAACCAGGTTTTTATGTAAAGCATTTTATGAAAGATATGAAGATTGCTTTAGATGAGGCTGAAAAATTGCAATTACCAGTACCAGGTTTAAGTTTGGCGAAGGAATTGTATGAAGAGCTAATAAAAGATGGGGAAGAAAATAGCGGAACACAAGTGTTATACAAAAAATACATAAGGGGGTAA
- a CDS encoding DUF3909 family protein: MDLQKFDEMIDAVQRATCIQINEKQKEAFKQKYDFEPEFEYGKDEKGHYVIRTSKKMLEEMEFYLALKYDRDGVDLYMQAEIDGISHVSVSYSEDALHLQELFQFLEENK, translated from the coding sequence ATGGATCTTCAAAAATTTGATGAGATGATTGATGCTGTGCAACGAGCAACTTGTATACAAATTAACGAAAAACAAAAAGAAGCGTTTAAACAAAAATATGATTTTGAACCGGAATTCGAATATGGAAAAGATGAAAAAGGGCATTACGTTATTCGAACTTCAAAAAAGATGCTGGAAGAAATGGAATTTTATTTGGCATTGAAATATGATCGAGATGGAGTGGACCTTTATATGCAAGCAGAGATCGACGGTATAAGCCACGTATCTGTTAGCTATAGTGAAGATGCCCTGCATTTACAAGAATTATTTCAATTTCTAGAAGAAAATAAATAA
- the mtnK gene encoding S-methyl-5-thioribose kinase, with amino-acid sequence MGYYSLTETTAIQYAKEHGYFEKKANVVCHEIGDGNLNYVFKLDDGEKSIIIKQALPYAKVVGESWPLSIKRATIESKALQIFARYVSEYVPVVYSHDEELAVTVIEDLSRLTITRRGLIEGEEYLLLSQHIGRFLAHALFYTSDFGLESEEKRVLEGVFVNPDLCKITEDLVFTDPFGHYDTNDYEPELQLAVDELWSDKTLKLKVAQYKYKFLTRKEALIHGDLHTGSIFSSTSETKVIDPEFATYGPFGFDLGQFIANLLLNALSREEEQRRVLFFHIEKTWSYFVDTFTKLWIGEGVEAYTKEKQWLPIILQNIFTDVVGFAGCELIRRTIGLAHVADLDGIANKEKRIQAKKQALSLGKELIKYESKNADIQLFRTLFQQTVSGGVKA; translated from the coding sequence ATGGGATATTATTCATTAACTGAAACGACAGCTATACAATATGCGAAAGAACATGGTTATTTTGAAAAGAAAGCAAATGTAGTTTGTCATGAAATTGGAGATGGAAATTTAAATTACGTGTTCAAATTAGATGATGGAGAGAAGTCTATTATAATAAAACAAGCACTGCCATATGCAAAAGTAGTTGGTGAGAGCTGGCCATTGTCTATAAAAAGAGCGACGATTGAAAGTAAGGCACTGCAAATTTTTGCGAGGTATGTGTCGGAATACGTGCCGGTCGTGTACAGTCATGATGAAGAGTTAGCCGTAACAGTCATAGAAGACTTATCAAGACTTACAATTACAAGAAGAGGATTAATAGAAGGAGAAGAGTACCTACTATTATCTCAGCATATTGGTCGTTTTTTGGCACATGCTTTATTTTATACTTCAGATTTCGGGTTAGAGTCAGAAGAGAAAAGGGTATTAGAAGGTGTATTTGTAAACCCGGACCTTTGCAAAATTACAGAAGATTTAGTGTTTACAGATCCGTTTGGCCATTACGATACGAATGATTATGAGCCGGAGTTACAACTAGCGGTTGATGAATTGTGGAGTGATAAAACTTTAAAATTAAAAGTAGCGCAATATAAATATAAGTTTTTAACGAGAAAAGAAGCACTTATTCATGGTGATTTACATACTGGTAGTATTTTTTCATCAACTTCTGAAACGAAAGTGATTGATCCGGAATTTGCAACATATGGCCCATTTGGATTTGATCTTGGTCAATTTATTGCAAATCTATTATTAAATGCTCTATCTAGAGAGGAAGAACAGAGAAGGGTGCTATTTTTCCATATTGAGAAAACATGGAGTTATTTCGTAGATACTTTTACGAAGTTATGGATTGGAGAAGGTGTAGAAGCATATACGAAAGAGAAACAATGGTTGCCGATTATTTTGCAAAATATTTTTACGGATGTAGTCGGATTTGCTGGGTGTGAGCTTATCCGAAGAACAATTGGCTTAGCGCATGTAGCTGATTTAGATGGAATAGCGAATAAAGAAAAGAGAATTCAAGCCAAGAAACAAGCGTTATCCTTAGGTAAAGAACTAATAAAATATGAATCTAAGAACGCTGATATTCAACTGTTCCGAACATTATTTCAACAGACAGTTTCTGGAGGGGTAAAAGCATGA
- the mtnA gene encoding S-methyl-5-thioribose-1-phosphate isomerase: MSTVVTIPRSVSWKGDAITVLNQTKLPHSTEYKTLTTIEEVWKSIVMLEVRGAPAIGIVAAFGLALASKKYNTVNIEEFQKKFNRDYNYLGTSRPTAVNLFWAIDRMRESIQEITTIKEAQKILEEEALLIQQEDEAVCRSIGEHALSCFKDGDNILTICNAGSIATARYGTALAPFYIGKEKGVRLHAYACETRPVLQGGRLTTWELKQAGIDVTLITDNTAAHAIQTKKINAIIVGADRIVANGDTANKIGTMNLAILAKYFDIPFYVAAPLSTFDITKQIGTEIVIEERDETEVTKIFGKQVTPVGTTVYNPAFDVTPNELITGIITERGIIRGDYKREIALLFEKQANT, from the coding sequence ATGAGTACAGTTGTTACTATTCCGAGGTCTGTCAGTTGGAAAGGTGATGCCATTACAGTATTAAATCAAACAAAGTTGCCGCATAGCACAGAATACAAAACATTAACGACGATTGAAGAGGTATGGAAAAGTATTGTCATGCTAGAAGTAAGAGGAGCACCTGCAATTGGAATTGTAGCTGCATTTGGCTTGGCGCTTGCATCAAAAAAATATAACACTGTAAATATTGAAGAATTTCAAAAGAAGTTTAATAGAGATTATAATTATTTAGGGACGTCACGCCCGACAGCAGTCAATTTATTTTGGGCAATCGATCGTATGAGAGAATCTATTCAAGAAATTACTACAATAAAAGAAGCACAAAAAATATTAGAAGAAGAAGCGCTTCTCATTCAGCAAGAAGATGAAGCGGTATGCCGGAGTATTGGAGAACATGCATTATCATGCTTTAAAGACGGTGATAACATTTTAACAATTTGTAACGCTGGCAGTATTGCAACTGCTAGATATGGTACTGCACTAGCACCGTTTTATATTGGGAAAGAAAAAGGTGTACGGTTACATGCGTATGCGTGTGAAACGAGACCGGTTTTACAAGGTGGGCGTTTAACGACCTGGGAATTAAAACAAGCAGGTATTGATGTAACACTTATTACAGATAATACGGCAGCTCATGCTATTCAAACGAAAAAAATCAATGCAATTATTGTAGGAGCGGACCGAATTGTCGCAAATGGAGATACAGCAAATAAAATCGGAACAATGAATTTAGCTATATTAGCAAAGTATTTCGATATCCCGTTTTACGTTGCAGCTCCGCTATCGACATTTGATATTACGAAACAAATAGGCACTGAAATTGTTATTGAAGAAAGAGACGAAACAGAAGTTACGAAAATTTTTGGGAAACAAGTAACGCCAGTTGGAACTACTGTTTATAATCCAGCATTTGATGTAACGCCAAACGAATTAATTACAGGCATTATTACTGAGCGAGGTATTATACGCGGGGATTATAAACGAGAAATTGCATTATTATTTGAAAAACAAGCTAATACATAA
- a CDS encoding 1,2-dihydroxy-3-keto-5-methylthiopentene dioxygenase, giving the protein MAQIRIHEVNTRIENEVEVSKFLQEEGVLYEKWNISKLPTHLNENYSLTDENKAEILAVFSKEIADVSARRGYKAHDVISLSNSTPNLDELLINFQKEHHHTDDEVRFIVSGHGIFAIEGKDGKFFDVELEPGDLISVPENARHYFTLQDDRQVVAIRIFVTTEGWVPIY; this is encoded by the coding sequence ATGGCGCAAATTCGTATTCATGAAGTAAATACTCGCATTGAAAATGAAGTGGAAGTATCTAAATTTCTACAAGAGGAAGGCGTTTTATATGAGAAATGGAACATCTCTAAGCTTCCTACTCATTTAAATGAAAATTATTCTTTAACAGATGAAAACAAAGCTGAAATATTAGCTGTGTTCTCAAAAGAAATCGCTGATGTTTCAGCGCGCCGAGGTTATAAAGCACATGATGTAATTTCACTTTCAAATAGCACACCTAACCTTGACGAATTATTAATTAATTTCCAAAAAGAACACCATCATACTGATGATGAAGTTCGCTTTATTGTTAGTGGTCATGGCATCTTTGCCATTGAAGGAAAAGATGGAAAGTTCTTTGACGTTGAACTTGAACCAGGCGATCTCATATCTGTTCCTGAAAATGCCAGACATTATTTTACCTTGCAAGATGATCGTCAAGTTGTAGCTATTCGTATTTTTGTTACAACTGAAGGCTGGGTTCCAATCTATTAA